Proteins encoded in a region of the Saccharothrix ecbatanensis genome:
- a CDS encoding LCP family protein yields MLSRALLGVVRGTWVLLSAAVLVAAGMAWATYQDVDTGVRRSLAVRADDVKSTSGMNVLVMGLTTRRDLDGGAPSDEVLAALHAGDVDRGGYNANTLILLHVPSDGSAAVALSLPRDNHVPLLGIVGGPQHGKVKEAYGRAKEAEERRLVLAEVRRDPADIEWLGREAGRRAQVETVGSSLGVPVDHIVEVSMVGFYRLAEALGGVEVCLNAATSDEYSGADFPAGRQHLTAAQAMAFVRQRHGLANADLDRVRRQQAFISAVMHRIRSQGVNALGPVAEVAKQHVVLSADWDILSMAQGTSGIRFHTLPLESDPTADAQPTLRAAVTAALTPPAATSGAATEPSPIPCVD; encoded by the coding sequence ATGTTGAGTCGGGCTTTGCTGGGCGTGGTGCGGGGCACATGGGTGTTGCTGTCGGCGGCGGTGCTCGTGGCGGCGGGGATGGCTTGGGCCACTTACCAGGACGTGGACACGGGCGTGCGGCGGTCGCTGGCGGTGCGGGCGGACGACGTGAAGTCGACGTCCGGGATGAACGTGTTGGTGATGGGCCTGACGACGCGGCGGGATCTCGATGGCGGGGCGCCGTCGGACGAGGTGCTGGCGGCGCTGCACGCCGGTGATGTGGACCGTGGCGGGTACAACGCGAACACGTTGATCCTCCTACACGTCCCTTCCGACGGGTCCGCGGCCGTCGCCCTGTCCTTGCCGCGAGACAACCACGTGCCGTTGCTGGGGATAGTCGGTGGGCCGCAGCACGGGAAGGTGAAGGAGGCGTACGGGCGGGCGAAGGAGGCGGAGGAGCGGCGGCTCGTCTTGGCGGAGGTGCGCCGGGACCCGGCGGATATCGAGTGGCTGGGGCGTGAGGCGGGGCGTCGGGCGCAGGTGGAGACGGTGGGGTCGTCGCTCGGGGTGCCGGTGGATCACATCGTCGAGGTGAGCATGGTCGGGTTCTACCGGTTGGCGGAGGCGTTGGGCGGGGTGGAGGTGTGCTTGAACGCGGCGACGTCCGACGAGTACTCGGGCGCGGACTTCCCGGCGGGCAGGCAACACCTGACGGCCGCGCAGGCGATGGCGTTCGTCCGCCAACGGCATGGCCTCGCAAACGCCGACCTGGACCGCGTGCGTCGTCAACAGGCGTTCATCAGTGCGGTGATGCACCGGATCCGGTCGCAGGGCGTCAACGCGCTGGGGCCGGTGGCGGAGGTCGCCAAGCAACACGTGGTCCTCTCGGCCGACTGGGACATCCTCTCCATGGCACAAGGAACCTCAGGCATCCGTTTCCACACCCTGCCCCTGGAAAGCGATCCGACAGCGGACGCCCAACCCACCCTCCGCGCCGCCGTAACCGCCGCCCTGACCCCACCTGCCGCTACGTCAGGCGCCGCCACCGAACCCTCCCCCATCCCGTGCGTGGACTGA
- a CDS encoding DUF6542 domain-containing protein, with product MAHLPSLAALAVSAVFTAVAHRLDGEQPGLVFGVLVVSGVLLAAAMVRPIGLWTVVPAPPLLYAGLVTGVSVLQGKSLGELTILVAPPVVRAFPHLAVGVGVGLLVAAARLGGTWWGNRSSSTEREDVVD from the coding sequence ATGGCTCATCTGCCGAGCTTGGCGGCGCTCGCCGTATCGGCCGTCTTCACCGCCGTCGCCCACCGACTGGACGGCGAGCAACCCGGCCTCGTCTTCGGCGTCCTTGTGGTGTCCGGTGTGTTGCTCGCCGCCGCGATGGTTCGACCGATCGGCTTGTGGACCGTGGTGCCGGCACCCCCGCTGCTGTACGCGGGGCTTGTGACGGGTGTGTCAGTGTTGCAGGGAAAGTCCTTGGGGGAGTTGACGATTCTCGTCGCACCGCCGGTGGTCCGCGCGTTCCCCCACCTCGCGGTGGGTGTCGGCGTGGGGCTGCTGGTCGCGGCGGCGAGGCTGGGGGGAACGTGGTGGGGGAACAGGTCTTCGTCGACCGAACGGGAAGACGTCGTGGACTGA